The Thermoplasmata archaeon genome includes a window with the following:
- a CDS encoding methyltransferase/corrinoid binding protein — protein MIDAGHRDCVEAALNHEKTDRTPVNNFVLATAARSAGITVDAARWDPKVSAKVSVDHAVKTKSDFVKPVLDSQVPFMDLGMQVRFPEDDYGQILKPLAEDAEQIDQLAFFDPSVASECPNFQKVFVDALEETARILPEDLHICGLSWGPITTSGYIMGVENMVMGMLMDPDMVKKLIGKTTPFVSAMQTRMLEAGATVMWMADPTSSEDLISPDMFHEFSAPYITQIVKDVNNMDSNVHTFVHICGNTLKILKEMPQTGADCLSFDHAVDPAKAKETAGKNISIMGNVDPVQVMMMGNPESITSACYGVIDAAGQEGGFILAPGCETPISTTDENVLAMGKAARTYWSR, from the coding sequence ATGATTGATGCCGGGCACAGGGACTGTGTGGAAGCAGCTTTGAACCATGAGAAGACAGATAGGACGCCTGTCAACAACTTCGTCCTAGCGACCGCTGCACGCAGCGCAGGCATCACAGTTGACGCGGCCAGATGGGACCCCAAGGTTTCAGCAAAGGTGTCCGTCGACCATGCCGTGAAGACGAAATCCGATTTCGTCAAACCTGTATTGGACTCTCAGGTTCCATTCATGGACCTCGGCATGCAGGTCCGTTTCCCAGAGGATGATTACGGTCAGATCCTGAAGCCACTCGCAGAGGATGCAGAACAGATCGATCAACTCGCTTTCTTCGACCCCAGTGTCGCATCGGAATGCCCCAACTTCCAGAAGGTATTCGTCGATGCTCTGGAGGAGACTGCTCGTATCCTGCCCGAAGACCTCCACATCTGCGGACTGTCCTGGGGGCCTATCACCACCTCAGGTTACATCATGGGCGTAGAGAACATGGTCATGGGAATGCTGATGGATCCCGATATGGTCAAGAAGCTCATCGGGAAGACCACACCTTTCGTCTCGGCGATGCAAACTCGTATGCTGGAGGCCGGTGCGACAGTGATGTGGATGGCGGACCCGACGTCATCAGAGGACCTGATATCTCCGGACATGTTCCATGAGTTCTCAGCACCTTACATCACGCAGATTGTCAAAGATGTCAACAATATGGATTCCAACGTCCACACGTTCGTTCACATCTGCGGAAATACACTGAAGATACTGAAGGAGATGCCTCAGACCGGTGCGGACTGCCTGAGCTTCGATCATGCGGTCGATCCTGCCAAAGCAAAGGAAACGGCAGGAAAGAACATCTCGATAATGGGCAATGTGGACCCTGTGCAGGTCATGATGATGGGCAACCCTGAATCGATCACCTCCGCCTGCTACGGCGTGATAGATGCGGCTGGTCAGGAGGGAGGTTTCATACTGGCCCCCGGATGCGAGACCCCCATCTCGACGACGGACGAGAATGTTCTGGCAATGGGTAAGGCTGCCAGGACCTATTGGTCCAGGTGA